Below is a genomic region from Anoplolepis gracilipes chromosome 1, ASM4749672v1, whole genome shotgun sequence.
tgtaaagtatttgggtaactttttttttattttttactgaaaaaaaacctttactgtcaaatctttgataaattttaaaaaatcggtTTCTCAGTTGACAAAACAAAttcatttgcaatatttttaatcaatttattgcCAGTGCTATAGAAATCGTTGCTATTGATTacgataaatattcattatgtatgatatatgtatgtgtacatgatatatacataagtatatgtatatatatatatacatacaaaatgtatatatgtatgtgtatatacatgtacacacacatacataagtataattatgtacatacatgtgtatgcataaatatatatttttttattattttcagtgaTACAGTAGATATGCataatgttgaatatttttatattgacgaGGATTCATCTCAAAATTACCCTTTAAACATTATCAGAGGGAGACGGGATGATATACATCATTATCCTATTTGTTTTCCATCGGTTGgcaaattttactaatttcagtatttttattaatttgagctttagttgataaaaataacaatcaaGTTTAAATCTTAATCTGAATGATATGTTAATTTCatgaatcaatatattttataagcaagaaataaaaataataaattttttttattttcttatttataatcaaaattatgttAACATGTCTGTTTTTTAGATAATAGAGTGGATATTCAGaactatatttatagataagttattaaaaataaatattacaagttATGAGTGGGAGATATCTAttctaaaaagattatttagtgGTGAACGTGACATTACCATAAAGCCAATGACGGTAACTTATTACACATTGCATactatttaatacataaaaaattttattaactataattataattatttataatattattaaaattatttctaatttaaattaaatagtttggTTTTAAAAACCGCTTATAAACATATCGATTAAATTCtgctattacattttttacacatgtaCAGCTCAGATTTGatatgttaaaagaaaagCAGCCAAAAGTAAGAACTCACGAAGTCAAATATGCAATTGGTATGATTGTAAAACATTCagcgaaatattattttaatagacacCAACATTCTCCGActgaaagatataataatcacGTTGGCGTGATAATTGGTTggcattttaaatgtaaatctaTGTTCATGAAAGAGTCATTGTGCACTATAGTCCCACATTGGGACAAAAACAATGATGTACACATctgtaaacataaaaaaggATCAAATCTCTATAATGAAccacattatttaattctcaccgaaaaagctaaaatatgttatttgcCACAACGTACGAATATTCATAGAATTCTTATAAATCAGATatcttctataatatttttcatccgtataatataaaatatatatcttttattttgttttaggtTTTATTTCACGCTGTCCACCAAAATGGATCGATAATTTTGAGATAGGACGATACTTTTGTAGATTCGAAGGCACTCATTATGTACCAAATGAATGGCTGGCAAGAATTTATTCAAAGGATTATGCCGCTGTTCTTGAATCAGTTAGTCTCGAATAGAGCTTCCAAGAGagttaattttactaaaatatgaaatttgtagtaaaaatattaaaattatgtatagacattttttaaacatttttattaagatattatgaTACGCTTAGAAATCGTAAGAATTAAAGTACACTAAAGACAATGTAttatgaagaataaaatattctttgttttttaagaGTTCTctgtttcaataaaaagtagatgcatttgaaaatatgaccagaatacattaaatttattttcctttttgtaaaaaaaaaataaataatttgctgaatataaattctgagttatacatataaaattattttaaggtatgtaatatataaagctacaaaattttttttaatttttacacatgtgCTATAAAATTGAGtttcttaatctttatatatcttttttaaaaaccgATTTATTTCTctgagatttttattaatttcttaatctgtttagataaatattgGACATTACTGCAAAATTAAAGTAGAGTCGACTTGACGTaacttagaaaataaaaaacccgttaaaacataaataacaaaGAGAAAGTAACAGGTAATAATATTCGGTAAAacttcgattttttaaaataaaaattatcatttttattgcatatttttgtagttatgtcgaaatattttcaaaattgtataagagagattaaattttttctttgttaaaaaactttattacgaTAACCTTCAAACAATACGCAatgatcaaatattaaaataatataaaatattaattattaataaaatttattattttttatacataataatgaataatttaacgGTATGTGgcttatgtttttttttcttatttacaaaTCGCCTTCCTTACATTATAATCGAGTTATGCCGACGGAAATAGAAGGTCATACTGATTCTCTTGTGAAAATATGATGGAAAAAATGAGTATTTGTAAGATGCGGCTTCTATGCATCTATGGTAAGAGAAACAGTATCGTTCATATTTAACAGTTTACTGAAAAATTACTGAACACTTCGTCCGttgtataaacattaattaagtTTTGGCATTTTGTATAACTATTTGGAATATTTAAATGCTACTATAAACATAAAGTataaatcttctttttaatttttttgaaaattataaagaaatattctatgtacaatattttgagccgtaaaaattgaattttcaaaacattgtgacttttattttgcttttttatgtaattatattagaaccattatcgaaattattaattattattgtatatttttgtaaaattccaTTTTATACACCTTAGCCACTACACTAGactatatcaaaatatttttggaaaacatgttacatattattctatatacattctctataaaatgatttaaaaatacttgtaCAAACTTTGGAGATGATAAGGTGTTTGAACACCTAATAAGAAGAAGATGTTATGTGCATATCTCCAGAAATGCATGATTTATGAATtacaatcaaaaaatattgacaatttattattatataatacatatatggatattatttgattatggatatttattgattattattgatttatatttaagagacaCCTACGTATAGTAGATGTCTGCAAAACGCTTCGTGGAGTCTGAAGGAATGCAATAGTCCATACATGTATTGAAGCAAGTAAGAGGATCTTCTAAccatttattgtgaaaaaattgtgaacagataaaaaattaaattataaagatttgttACATTGATCatgtatcaattataaatgtatgttaGTTTGAAGTAATATGTGACAACTGTGTTTTTATCatcaaatataatcttatgaGTATAACTCATAAATCAAACGTTTCTTgacattgttataatattttttttcttatttaggTTTAGAGAACTTATCtccaaagtttataaaaatatttctaaatcatcttatatatatatacacacacatatatatatatatatatatatatatatatatatatataacttaaacataatttttcaatgtcTAAAACGATATCGATTATAGTACAAAAGAAACACATTTATCAATAAGCCAGTAAAAAAGCAGTTTTTAGAATTGTTACTAACTATTGCGGGTttcgtcatatatatatgatacaacTTGAAatcaagaatatattaaaatatcatagtgttaaactaattaattagaaattggAATTTGCGTTACGAATAactgcaatatatttaaaaataatgtaattaaaatacattaatttaaaaaatcttaataatataaaattttaatacctattataaataaaaaatattacaaaatttgtgtatagaaattaaaagaaaaattgccaAACTAAAAATtccagagaaaaaaaaatataaaatcaaatacaaaatataaacttaaaattgtCTACTACCGATCTTATTATAGGTAATAAAAGCTTCCAATATTTCTTGAAAGCAGGATTGGTCGGAAAAGTCCAGTAAGTGGAAAATAccagtaaaataaaatcaataacaattatgtttttttattaaaattaataaatgatatttaacaaaattagatataaaaatgttattaaagaGTGATGGCAAATTTGGCCCATTTTTTGGACCTCGAATTTCAAACTCTTTTTCAGGCCAAATAGTACTATTAGATGAAACATTAATCccagtaaaattttaagatgagCATAAGCATAATTCCGGAGATACAAGGGGATGAAAGAAATGATTTCCAATCAGGGTGTATTGCATAAGGAAGAATGCGTGAAGTTCACGTAATATTGAGGGTATTTTCTGTTGAATGGATCATCTACGATTCATTGTTCAGAGAATGAGCAATCTACTATTCAccgctattttatttatgcggGTGGTGCTTTATAAAGCACCCTGAAAATACGTTCCCATTAATCACTATCACTCACCTATTAATCAAGTCTTTGATGCAATTCAATTATTGAAGAAATACTCAAATTGATAGAGAGTCTTGCTACATGACGCACTTACAAGTTCATTTACAAGTCTCACAGTTGAAATACTATACTATTGTTCACGTTCGAAAAAAATGGTCATATTTAAATCCGGCGtaaaaaaatccataaaaaACGATATGTTTCacttcattatatatattttatttcttggtATGGACACTTGAAGAGTTTCGTATACTTTCATAGATTATGAGAAAGCATCACCTTCACCCCTTTATATTTTCGGAACCGTGTTTATGCTCATCTTAAAATTTCTCTGGGATTAATATCCCATCATATAGTACTATTTGgcataaaaaaagtttgaaattcgAGGTCCAAAAAATGGGCTAAAAACAGGTTTTTTTCCTAtcactcttttattttaataattagtttaataaaaagaaatataatattagtagaattaaaaatttttttcaatatagatCTGGTTCGATTTACTATTCAATCTTTAACaagaaactaatttatttgctataagaaactaatttgtttttaatgtacattataacttttatcttAGATAAAgctttaatatagaaaatataaaaatgacgagtatcgataaaaaagttttctctttattttaatatttttaatagaaaaaaatagttatcaCATTATGGACTTTGTCCAAAAAAATTGTGGAATTTTATAAACCTTGCTTGAATCCTGCTGTGACCTGATTGTTTAACATTCCATTCGGATCTTTAAGACTGCGTTCGAAAACACTATTCTGATAATGAGTGGTGCCGAGTGAATCATAATGGAAACAAAGAGTACACCCTGAAAGTTTTTAAACAGAGTgccaaaattatttgttataaatcaaaaaacgccaaagatataaattatgtactggcaaagaaaatcaaaaaaatttataatcccCAGGGATTTTTGATCGAATTTGTATGCGTAAGCgataaatttgtgtttttcaGTAACATGTACAtatcgtaaattaaaaatattaacaagtaTCTTTACTTATAATACAATGGAGCGCGGGCATAATAATCGCCCCTAAAACCTCCCTCTTGTCAAAAAAGGCCAAATGTGATACCTGCAACCAAAAAGGAAGAACGCACAAACATAAAAGAAAGTACCTTTAccttaatagataaaaatttaatattaatagctcCTTCGAAATAAACAGTGTTTTTGAACTgatattaagttttatttgtaaaaacaaatatttttataaatctctgttttaagaaatgtgttaaatcgTAAGTCATAAgtctcaaaaataataaatcatgaaTTTCAATAGTAGTGAAAAGCAATCGCATAGAAAGCTTCTACCAAGAACAGAAAAATCTTTGCCGACTGTTTATCCTGATTGGTCAGTCAAATAATAGTTTGAAGCCTTTGTGTCgaagaaaaatgcatttacaaCCTGAATCACATAAAAGACAATgttcatacacacacacacacacaaacatacaGAAAAATGAAAACGCATAACAACAGATGCCAGTGCGTGGATGTGTCCAACTGCGTCAGAAACGTAAAAGAAGACAAACCGTTCAGATCAATCGCTAGTAGAAGTACGAGTAGCTAGTACAAGGAATGTTGTGCTCTTACattcatatacatttttatataaataaaaatatcattgataATACGAAACCAGTAAATTAAGATCAATTGGAAGCTATTGTGTACATTGCCGTAGTTTTTCCACGATGACTAAGAAGATAACATGCTTGCCCGAAGAAGTGATAACTATGATTCTGAAAGACAAGAGAGTCAGCATCGAAAATGTCGTCAATTTCCAGAGCACGTGTAGAAAATACCATCATATACAACTGAACAATAAGTTTtgggaaaagaaatattatcagaggtaattttttatttataaattttttaaattaacatttttgtatttattttacatatccaatttttatcattcaacaaaataattttaatcaaatgttttatcgtgaagtacttttcgagttataaggcttcaaagttgcaatattttgacataaaatacaagatatttcgtaaaatattcatttttcgattaccttaccctaatacttttatgcacaaaataatgagacgaatcaagtggtgtaattaaaacacatatatatgttaaagtaaaaatgtgtaactgctagttgcaaattcagattttttcttaaagataactatgtgttttctttacaccaattgattcgtctcattattctgtgcataaaattattaagataagataatcgagaaattaatattttacgaaatatcttatattttatgtcaaaatattgcaactttgaagccttataactcaaaaagtacttcacgaaaaaacatttgattataatgttttggaaagctctcgagatcagctacaagaatatgtaataatatatagggtgtctcacttaaaaaattaaacatgacgtttatgtgaccttcaaatgactcttcaaggtcagatCAATGGCACCATATTTTTTGGCCCCctcgaaataaaaaacttttgcctaaaacatttttctcttccgagcttggttttcgagatattcgactgcaggaattaaaatgggacaccctgtatatgcctgaaatttattacttatatttgtaacattatttgatatcatttttaagaacttctttctattttaattataggtGTCCTactgcgaaaaaaaaatataacaaagagAAACaggagaaaatttttaatgactttaaaatagattttaaagaagaaataaaattatctctagaatatataactaaaataaaacaactACAGCATTTAGTAATTGTGATGTTCGAGAATAATTTATCGGAtagtgcaataaaaatattgaaatctcAACTGCATTTCTCACTTGAACATTATCTGTGTACTATAGCTAAAAATTCtacactttattattttgttgtagACGAACTGAATAGAATCATTTCTGCAAAACAATTATggtaaaattctataaattaaacaaatataatttttattataaattaaagttaatacaattaatatttaaatattttttagggAATCAAGTTGCAATTTAACAAGTATATATGACCTTGGTATATTTTTTCGACGTCTAAAGCAACATCGAGTAATGTACAAGAcagataaatttatgaatatgcCAAAAGAAAAACAGCTTTTTGAACGGCTATTTACCATTGccatacaatattttcaaccACATGTGTCTTACTCGGCCATAAAGACATGGTTAGATGAAATTGCAAAAGAAGTACTATCCCgccttaaaaatatatatccagCTCATTCAATTTTCTCGATACCtgataatcaatttttcatttggAGAGACAACAATATCAATGATAATTACTGGAATGAAACAGAAGCAAGACAAATTATGAATGTACTTGAGGAATTTGTATTTCTTGATTTAAAAGACCATAAGTTATTGAAATTTGATATAGaagacaaatatatagattttgtaagttatttatttaaattacgttaaattataattaaagttggTTATGCGCgagtataattatgttttatatattttataaatgtttaatataaattttctaatctaTGATATAGATTTCAGAATGTGTTAAAAAGTACCTATTATCACCTTTTATATATGACAGCGTAGCCAGAAGACTCGGCATACGCTGCGTTCTGCGGAAAAAATGGCGTGacgatattgtaattatatggGAACCAAAATAGTAAGTACccatataattttagttttagaatctttttaatatacattaaattaagtatacatataaatatgtatgcatacatacatatacacatttatacatacacacatacatacatatatacaaaacaaaaataatcaaaatgcaTAGACGctgaaaaataatcaaaaattctttctttgaaTAAAAGATCAGAGgtatcttgaaattttttaatgaaacaatatcataatatttcttatataaaaattgacttttaaaattatattttacataaacacttttatgtatttaaataaactaaaaaaataattaatagattaacagaatttttattattacgtgaATTACATGAACACTTTTAtcttaatagattttaaatataaaatgtatttatttaaacgagcttaaaaattttatacaaatgtacatacatatatatatgtatgtattaaaagaattatacttttaggttattataattataattataattataattatacttttaggttattataattataattataattattgttttaggTTTCTGatgttatgtattaatttagataACTCTATGTAAATTGTACTctaaatacatacaaaataatgaaGTCATTTTATTCGTAGAATgacaaatgatttatttttttaaaaatctataattttttaaaaaatttggtaactcttcttttattttttactgaaaaaaaacctttactgtcaaatctttgataaattttaaaaattcgatttgTCAGTTGACAAAACAAAttcatttgcaatatttttaatcaatttattgcCAGTGCTACAGAAATCGTTGTTATTGATTACGATAAATACTtattatgtatgatatatgtatgtgtacatgatatatacataagtgtatgtatatatacatacatacaaaatgtatatatgtatgtgtatatacatgtacacacacatacataagtataattatgtacatacatgtgtatacataaatatatatttttttattattttcagtgaTACAGAAGATATGTTTAATgctgaatatttttatgttaacgAGGACTCATCTCAAAATTATCCTTTAAACATTCTCAGAGGGAGATGTAatgatatacattattatccTTTTTGTTTTCCATCGGTTGgcaaattttactaatttcagtatttttattaattttggctttagttgataaaaataacaaagatcTGAATGATATGTTAATTccataaatcaatatattttataacaagaaataaaaataataaatttatcttattttcttatttataatcgaAATTATGTTAACATGTCTGTTTTTTTAGATGATAGAGTGGatattcagaaatatatttatagataagttattaaaaataaatattacaagttACAAGTGGGAGATATCTATTCTAAGAAGATTATTTCGCGGTGAACGTGATATTATCATAAAGCCGATGACGGTAACTTATTACACATTgtatactatttataatacataagatattatactaactataattacaattatttataatttaaattagaatatagtttgtttttaaaaaccGCTTGACAACATATCGATTAAATTctgctattatattttttacacgttTATAGCTTAGATttgatatgttaataaaagaaaaacaaccaAAGGTAAGAACTCACGAAGTCAAATATGCAATTGGTATGATTGTACAACATTTAGCgggatattatttaaacattggTGACTCTTCTTGGActgaaagatataataatcacGTTGGCGTGATAATTGGTTggcattttaaatgtaaatctaCGTTGATAAAAGAGTCCTCTATAGTCTCACATTGGGACGAAAACAATGATGTGCACATCTGTGAACATAACAGTGGATCAAATGTCTATAATCAAccacattatttaattctcaCGGAAAGAGCTAAAATATGTTATGTGCCACAATGTACGAATATTCATAGAATtcttataaatcatatatcttCTATGATCTTTTTCAtccgtataatataaaatatatatcttttcttttattttaggtATTATTTCGCGCTGTCCACCAAAATGGATCGATAATGTAGAGATAGGACGATACTTTTGTAGATTCGAAGGCACTCATTATGCACCAAATGAATGGCTGGCAAGAATTTATTCAAAGGATTATGCCGCTGTTCTTGAATCAGTTAGTCTCGAATAGAGCTTCCAAGAGagttaattttactaaaatatgaaatttgtagtaaaaatattaaaattatgcatagacatttttttaacatttttattaagatattatgaTACGCTTAGAGATCGTAAGAATTAAAGTACACTAAAGACAATGTAttatgaagaataaaatattctttgtttcTCAAAAGCTTTCTGTTTCAATAAAAGGTGGATGCATTTGAAAATACCagaatacattaaatttatttttttttttttttttataaaaagtaaataatttgctaaatataaattctgagttatataaagttattttaa
It encodes:
- the LOC140667543 gene encoding uncharacterized protein produces the protein MTKKITCLPEEVITMILKDKRVSIENVVNFQSTCRKYHHIQLNNKFWEKKYYQRCPTAKKKYNKEKQEKIFNDFKIDFKEEIKLSLEYITKIKQLQHLVIVMFENNLSDSAIKILKSQLHFSLEHYLCTIAKNSTLYYFVVDELNRIISAKQLWESSCNLTSIYDLGIFFRRLKQHRVMYKTDKFMNMPKEKQLFERLFTIAIQYFQPHVSYSAIKTWLDEIAKEVLSRLKNIYPAHSIFSIPDNQFFIWRDNNINDNYWNETEARQIMNVLEEFVFLDLKDHKLLKFDIEDKYIDFISECVKKYLLSPFIYDSVARRLGIRCVLRKKWRDDIVIIWEPKYDTEDMFNAEYFYVNEDSSQNYPLNILRGRCNDIHYYPFCFPSMIEWIFRNIFIDKLLKINITSYKWEISILRRLFRGERDIIIKPMTLRFDMLIKEKQPKVRTHEVKYAIGMIVQHLAGYYLNIGDSSWTERYNNHVGVIIGWHFKCKSTLIKESSIVSHWDENNDVHICEHNSGSNVYNQPHYLILTERAKICYVPQCIISRCPPKWIDNVEIGRYFCRFEGTHYAPNEWLARIYSKDYAAVLESVSLE